From Rhododendron vialii isolate Sample 1 chromosome 10a, ASM3025357v1, the proteins below share one genomic window:
- the LOC131303017 gene encoding uncharacterized protein LOC131303017, which yields MENNELTQQVKDIKAALARSRGDQILDFDGLCLFPNAKLPDKFKMPDIEKFNGTGNPTSHVRHIINTLKPMGLNDELIAQLFQRTLTGSALDWFLTLDFTKYKGWQEIANAFINQYAYNVQIVVTTRDLEMLKQKPNESFANFLTRWRKKAAQMKTLPSEEDQVRMVVRNLQPQLLRHMYSQAISTFKCFYTTGLQVEDGLNQGLLDNGEVNHKVETSTNTNNDSGINMVRSHHKRKREFDPLGMKLEDVFHILEATGDLKPLQPKFPSNLAHKGEEYCKYHQVTGHSIEQCGALKNAVQDLIDQGIVEPTKLDD from the coding sequence ATGGAAAATAATGAGCTTACTCAACAAGTCAAGGACATCAAAGCTGCCTTGGCTCGCTCACGAGGAGATCAAATCCTTGATTTTGATGGACTCTGCCTTTTCCCAAATGCCAAATTGCCAGATAAGTTCAAGATGCCCGAtattgagaagttcaatggcaCCGGCAATCCCACCAGCCATGTCCGCCATATCATCAACACCCTGAAACCTATGGGCCTGAATGATGAACTCATTGCCCAACTTTTTCAAAGGACTCTCACAGGTAGTGCTCTCGACTGGTTTCTCACTCTGGACTTCACCAAGTACAAGGGGTGGCaagaaattgccaatgctttcATCAATCAATATGCCTACAATGTCCAAATTGTGGTAACCACTCGAGATTTGGAGATGCTCAAACAAAAGCCAAATGAAAGCTTTGCCAATTTTCTTACTAGGTGGAGAAAGAAGGCTGCACAGATGAAAACTCTTCCCTCAGAAGAAGACCAAGTCAGAATGGTGGTAAGAAATTTACAGCCACAGCTCCTAAGGCACATGTATTCCCAAGCAATTTCTACATTTAAGTGCTTCTACACTACTGGATTACAAGTTGAAGACGGCCTTAATCAAGGATTACTCGACAATGGAGAAGTCAACCACAAGGTAGAGACAAGCACAAATACCAACAATGATAGTGGTATTAATATGGTGAGATCTCATCACAAGCGTAAGAGGGAATTTGATCCTCTTGGAATGAAGTTAGAAGATGTGTTCCACATCTTAGAAGCAACAGGCGATCTGAAACCATTGCAACCAAAATTTCCTAGTAATCTTGCACATAAGGGTGAGGAGTATTGCAAGTATCACCAAGTGACTGGTCATTCCATTGAACAATGTGGGGCTCTCAAGAATGCAGTCCAGGATCTCATCGATCAAGGGATAGTTGAGCCaacaaagttggatgattgA